A portion of the Fusobacterium nucleatum genome contains these proteins:
- a CDS encoding cyclodeaminase/cyclohydrolase family protein yields MNYKEIFDLILDENDFTVGGGSSSAIVGAMACGLMGMVANLSKGKDYGYSDKEYDDIIKELNEAKANFLQGAVDDNKAYMLIVNAYKLPKSSEEEKEIRRKAIQNAGVEAAKVPLSNALLNKKVNEIGKKLLEKSNPACITDLQAGVDLSHIGINMGKSNVKANLPLIKDEKIVKNFEEEIKNL; encoded by the coding sequence ATGAATTATAAAGAAATCTTTGATTTAATATTAGACGAAAATGATTTTACAGTTGGAGGTGGTTCATCTTCAGCTATAGTTGGAGCTATGGCATGTGGATTAATGGGAATGGTCGCTAATCTTTCTAAAGGAAAAGATTATGGCTATTCTGATAAAGAATATGATGATATAATTAAAGAATTAAATGAGGCAAAAGCTAATTTTTTACAAGGAGCAGTTGATGATAATAAGGCATATATGTTAATTGTTAATGCCTATAAATTACCAAAATCATCTGAAGAAGAAAAAGAAATTAGAAGGAAAGCTATTCAAAATGCTGGTGTTGAAGCTGCAAAAGTTCCTCTTTCAAATGCTTTATTAAACAAAAAAGTAAATGAAATTGGTAAAAAATTATTAGAAAAATCAAATCCAGCCTGTATAACTGATTTACAAGCTGGTGTAGATTTATCTCATATTGGAATAAATATGGGAAAATCAAATGTAAAAGCTAACCTACCTCTTATAAAAGATGAAAAAATAGTAAAAAATTTTGAAGAAGAAATAAAAAATTTATAA
- the hutH gene encoding histidine ammonia-lyase: MQKIIEINGSNLTIEDVVAVARYGAKVKLDEKQKDKILESRKYVEEALSNKMPIYGINTGFGKFENVPISEEELELLQKNLIYSDACGVGEAFDTEIVRAMMILRANAISKGFSGVMIETVECLLNMLNAGVHPIVRSKGSVGSSGDLCPLAHMVLPMIGEGEAEYKGEILSGKEAMKKAGVSTITLKAKEGLALINGTQAMMGNAVLAVYDAEKLLKQADIVASLSIDALGGIIDAFDERIHLIRPHKGQIYSAENLRKLLKGSKRTTRQGEKRMQDAYSLRCTPQVHGASRLAFDYVKQTVETEINSVTDNPLIFPGENGACISGGNFHGQPIAIAMDTLGILMSEIANISERRIEKLVNPALSHGLPAFLVKNGGINDGFMIPQYVAAALVSENKVLAHPASVDSIPTSANQEDHVSMGTIGARKARTIVDHAQHVVSIELLCAAQAADFWDSKNLGVGTKEAYRTLREKVDFMENDVIFYPLMDKSFEIIKSAILLANVEKIIGLLK, encoded by the coding sequence ATGCAAAAAATAATAGAAATTAATGGAAGTAATTTAACAATTGAAGATGTGGTTGCAGTTGCAAGATATGGAGCTAAAGTAAAATTGGATGAAAAGCAAAAAGATAAAATTTTAGAATCAAGAAAATATGTTGAAGAGGCTCTTTCTAATAAAATGCCTATTTATGGTATTAACACAGGTTTTGGAAAATTTGAAAATGTTCCTATTTCTGAAGAAGAATTAGAATTATTACAAAAAAATTTAATTTATTCAGATGCATGTGGAGTTGGAGAAGCATTTGATACAGAAATTGTAAGAGCTATGATGATACTTAGAGCTAATGCTATTAGCAAAGGTTTTTCAGGTGTTATGATTGAAACAGTAGAATGTTTATTAAATATGTTAAATGCTGGAGTACATCCAATAGTAAGATCAAAAGGTTCTGTTGGATCATCTGGTGATTTGTGTCCTTTAGCACATATGGTTTTACCTATGATAGGAGAAGGAGAAGCTGAATATAAAGGAGAAATTCTTTCTGGAAAAGAAGCTATGAAAAAAGCTGGGGTTTCTACTATAACATTGAAAGCAAAAGAAGGTTTAGCTCTTATAAATGGAACTCAAGCAATGATGGGAAATGCTGTTTTAGCTGTTTATGATGCTGAAAAATTATTAAAACAAGCTGATATTGTAGCTTCTCTTAGTATAGATGCTTTAGGAGGAATAATAGATGCTTTTGATGAAAGAATACATTTAATAAGACCTCATAAAGGACAAATATATTCAGCTGAAAATCTTAGAAAATTATTAAAAGGCTCAAAAAGAACAACAAGACAAGGTGAAAAAAGAATGCAAGATGCTTATTCTTTAAGATGTACTCCACAAGTTCATGGTGCTTCAAGATTAGCCTTTGACTATGTTAAACAAACTGTTGAAACAGAAATTAATTCAGTTACAGATAATCCTCTAATTTTTCCAGGAGAAAATGGTGCTTGTATTTCAGGAGGAAACTTTCATGGTCAACCAATTGCAATAGCTATGGATACACTTGGAATTTTAATGTCTGAAATTGCTAATATTTCTGAAAGAAGAATTGAAAAATTGGTAAATCCTGCTCTATCACATGGTTTACCTGCATTTTTAGTGAAAAATGGTGGAATAAATGATGGATTTATGATACCTCAATATGTTGCTGCTGCTTTAGTATCTGAAAATAAAGTTTTAGCTCACCCAGCTTCTGTTGACTCTATCCCTACATCAGCTAATCAAGAAGATCATGTTAGCATGGGAACAATAGGTGCTAGAAAAGCAAGAACAATAGTTGATCATGCTCAACATGTAGTGAGTATTGAACTTTTATGTGCAGCACAAGCTGCAGATTTTTGGGACTCTAAAAATTTAGGAGTTGGTACTAAAGAAGCATATAGAACTCTTAGAGAAAAAGTTGATTTTATGGAAAATGATGTTATTTTCTATCCACTTATGGATAAATCATTTGAAATAATAAAAAGTGCTATATTATTAGCTAATGTTGAAAAAATAATAGGTTTATTAAAATAG
- the ftcD gene encoding glutamate formimidoyltransferase → MNKILMAEVNISEGTNLELIEKVKKSFIDEKNIEIVDIDSNVDHNRTVFTYKGEPSAVLNATKKLAKCAVDLIDMRNHKGSHPRMGAVDVVPFIPVKNITTEEAVEIAKEFGKYLGEQGVPVYFYEDAQEKEYRKTLPSIRKGQYEALEEKMKDPKWAPDEGPKEFNPKSGGTVTGARFPLVAFNINLDTYNLEIGKKIVKAVRSATGGYSCIRAIALELEEKKQIQVSMNMINYEKTPIHRVFETIKSEANRYNVNIVDTELVGPVPIYALRDVLDFYLRIADSFSLDQIYF, encoded by the coding sequence ATGAATAAAATTTTAATGGCAGAAGTAAATATTAGTGAAGGAACAAATCTTGAATTAATTGAAAAAGTAAAAAAATCTTTTATAGATGAAAAAAATATAGAAATAGTTGATATAGATTCTAATGTTGATCACAATAGAACTGTTTTTACTTATAAAGGAGAACCTAGTGCAGTTTTAAATGCCACTAAAAAATTAGCTAAATGTGCTGTGGATTTGATAGATATGAGAAATCATAAAGGATCTCACCCTAGAATGGGAGCTGTGGATGTAGTTCCTTTTATACCAGTTAAAAATATAACAACTGAAGAAGCTGTTGAAATTGCAAAAGAATTTGGAAAATATTTAGGAGAACAAGGTGTTCCTGTATATTTTTATGAAGATGCTCAAGAAAAAGAATATAGAAAAACTTTACCTAGTATAAGAAAAGGTCAGTATGAAGCTTTAGAAGAAAAAATGAAAGATCCTAAATGGGCTCCAGATGAAGGTCCTAAAGAATTTAATCCAAAATCTGGTGGAACAGTTACAGGAGCAAGATTTCCATTAGTTGCTTTTAATATTAATCTAGATACGTATAATCTTGAAATTGGAAAAAAAATTGTAAAAGCAGTTAGATCAGCTACTGGTGGATATTCTTGCATCAGAGCAATAGCTTTAGAACTTGAAGAAAAGAAACAAATTCAAGTATCAATGAATATGATAAATTATGAAAAAACTCCTATACATAGAGTTTTTGAAACTATAAAATCTGAAGCTAATAGATATAATGTAAATATTGTTGATACAGAATTAGTTGGCCCTGTTCCTATATATGCCTTAAGAGATGTTTTAGATTTCTATTTAAGAATTGCTGATAGCTTCTCACTAGATCAAATCTATTTTTAA